A part of Micromonospora chersina genomic DNA contains:
- a CDS encoding ATP-binding protein produces the protein MEGGTAAGLVPGDDPAGTAPVFTVDLPADPARLAPTRERLRGWLRAHGVSEWDVETVLIATGEACANAIEHGYRFAPEGITTLRAELRDDHLTIEVRDRGGWRTDADGESGDRGRGQMIMTRVMDEVSVAGTPEGTTVRLVKRLTGS, from the coding sequence GTGGAGGGTGGGACAGCCGCCGGGCTGGTGCCGGGCGACGACCCGGCCGGGACGGCCCCGGTCTTCACCGTCGACCTGCCCGCCGACCCCGCGCGGCTGGCGCCCACCCGGGAGCGGCTGCGGGGCTGGCTGCGCGCGCACGGGGTGAGCGAGTGGGACGTCGAGACCGTGCTGATCGCCACCGGTGAGGCGTGCGCCAACGCCATCGAGCACGGCTACCGGTTCGCCCCCGAGGGGATCACCACGCTCCGCGCGGAGTTGCGCGACGACCACCTGACGATCGAGGTGCGCGACCGCGGGGGCTGGCGGACGGACGCCGACGGCGAGTCCGGCGACCGGGGCCGGGGGCAGATGATCATGACCCGGGTGATGGACGAGGTGAGCGTCGCCGGCACTCCGGAGGGCACCACCGTCCGCCTGGTCAAGCGACTGACCGGGAGCTGA
- a CDS encoding HD domain-containing protein, which yields MEFPAYLATMPMHAITEIHGEPGLLARFRLEVEAFDEPARERLTAALDLAAELHREDRRVREPYLNHLLRVAIRMMHHYQVRDVDVIVAGLLHDAVEDHPAELAGPDTAGDPTPAALAALAARFGPRVARLVGAVTNPAYDPGRDRHVQYREHVAASLDREPWARVIKVSDFTDNGVGVIHTVGPKVARSAAKYRPLVPVFRDLIARPDTPLSAPVKRHIFAQLDLAEERFSAILDQPN from the coding sequence ATGGAGTTCCCGGCGTACCTGGCGACAATGCCGATGCACGCGATCACCGAGATCCACGGCGAGCCGGGCCTGCTGGCCCGCTTCCGGCTGGAGGTCGAGGCGTTCGACGAGCCCGCCCGGGAGCGGCTCACCGCCGCCCTCGACCTCGCCGCCGAACTGCACCGGGAGGACCGGCGGGTGCGCGAGCCGTACCTGAACCACCTGCTCCGGGTGGCGATCCGGATGATGCACCACTACCAGGTGCGGGACGTGGACGTGATCGTGGCGGGCCTGCTGCACGACGCCGTGGAGGACCACCCCGCCGAACTGGCCGGCCCGGACACCGCGGGCGATCCCACCCCGGCGGCGCTGGCCGCGCTGGCCGCGCGGTTCGGCCCGCGGGTCGCCCGGCTGGTCGGCGCGGTCACCAATCCGGCGTACGACCCGGGACGCGACCGGCACGTCCAGTACCGGGAACACGTGGCGGCGAGCCTCGACCGCGAGCCCTGGGCGCGGGTGATCAAGGTATCGGACTTCACCGACAACGGGGTGGGCGTGATCCACACGGTCGGGCCGAAGGTGGCCCGCTCGGCGGCCAAGTACCGGCCGCTGGTGCCCGTCTTCCGCGACCTCATCGCCCGGCCCGACACGCCGCTGTCGGCGCCCGTGAAGCGGCACATCTTCGCCCAGCTCGACCTGGCCGAGGAACGGTTCAGCGCGATCCTCGACCAGCCGAACTGA
- a CDS encoding ribonuclease domain-containing protein: MVAAALVGPPAVSTRLAEPAQAAVYSSCTMTRCADARTARSGWSAKSFPTSRGWYSWSGGLCNFAGGRFYNYEGQLPTNATYYEYDVYPRACGAARDAYRIVVNKSTGATWFSPDHYANFYRL; the protein is encoded by the coding sequence ATGGTCGCCGCCGCGCTCGTCGGTCCGCCGGCGGTCTCCACCCGGCTCGCCGAGCCGGCACAGGCCGCCGTCTACAGCTCCTGCACGATGACCCGCTGCGCCGACGCCCGCACCGCGCGTTCGGGCTGGTCCGCCAAGAGCTTCCCGACCAGCCGCGGCTGGTACTCCTGGAGCGGCGGCCTGTGCAACTTCGCCGGCGGCCGGTTCTACAACTACGAGGGGCAGCTCCCCACCAACGCCACCTACTACGAGTACGACGTCTACCCGCGCGCCTGCGGCGCCGCCCGGGACGCGTACCGGATCGTGGTCAACAAGAGCACCGGGGCGACCTGGTTCTCGCCCGACCACTACGCCAACTTCTACCGGCTCTGA
- a CDS encoding barstar family protein: protein MGAASPHPPAWLVLDGGPEPEPAGVPVAAAAARTRAGLFEALAAALPLPVWFGRNWDALADVLADRLDAGPLTLVVRDAVDLLADEPPAQLGTLLDVLGGVAAGGHRPLRVVLRDRPDRLPALRDRITAALGGRVGAPPPDAS from the coding sequence ATGGGCGCAGCGTCCCCGCACCCGCCGGCCTGGCTCGTCCTCGACGGCGGGCCGGAGCCCGAGCCGGCCGGGGTGCCGGTGGCCGCGGCGGCCGCCCGGACCCGGGCCGGCCTGTTCGAGGCGCTGGCCGCGGCCCTGCCCCTGCCCGTCTGGTTCGGGCGCAACTGGGACGCCCTCGCCGACGTGCTGGCCGACCGGCTCGACGCCGGCCCGCTGACCCTCGTCGTGCGGGACGCGGTGGACCTGCTCGCCGATGAGCCGCCCGCCCAGCTCGGCACCCTGCTCGACGTGCTCGGCGGGGTCGCCGCCGGCGGCCACCGGCCGCTGCGCGTGGTGCTGCGCGACCGCCCCGACCGGCTGCCCGCGCTGCGCGACCGGATCACCGCCGCCCTGGGCGGCCGCGTCGGCGCCCCACCCCCGGACGCGAGCTGA
- a CDS encoding DedA family protein, with translation MDRVLDLLVALPPALVLALVFLLPALEASTFLGLLVPGEIAVLVGGVLAHEGRLPLWAVILAAVLGAALGDQVGYLVGRRYGRRLLARTPRRFVRSGEVSRALDLVRRRGAAAVVIGRWAAALRALVPGLAGMSGLPRRAFTLANLAGGALWAVTVALLGYLAGASFRLLERRLGWGGEALLAVVVLVVVVRVVRARRAARRERAHAAGPR, from the coding sequence GTGGACCGGGTGCTGGACCTGCTGGTGGCGCTGCCGCCCGCGCTGGTGCTGGCCCTGGTGTTCCTGCTGCCGGCGCTGGAGGCGTCCACCTTTCTCGGGCTGCTCGTGCCGGGCGAGATCGCGGTGCTGGTGGGCGGGGTGCTGGCGCACGAGGGGCGGCTGCCGCTCTGGGCGGTGATCCTCGCGGCGGTCCTCGGCGCGGCCCTCGGCGACCAGGTCGGCTATCTGGTGGGCCGCCGGTACGGGCGGCGGCTGCTGGCCCGCACGCCCCGCCGGTTCGTCCGCTCCGGGGAGGTGTCGCGGGCGCTGGATCTCGTCCGCCGCCGGGGCGCCGCCGCGGTGGTGATCGGCCGGTGGGCGGCCGCGCTGCGGGCGCTGGTGCCCGGGCTGGCCGGGATGAGCGGCCTCCCGCGCCGCGCGTTCACCCTGGCGAACCTGGCCGGGGGCGCGCTGTGGGCGGTGACCGTGGCACTGCTCGGCTACCTGGCCGGGGCGTCGTTCCGGCTGCTGGAGCGGCGGCTCGGCTGGGGCGGCGAGGCACTGCTCGCCGTCGTGGTGCTCGTGGTGGTCGTGCGGGTGGTCCGGGCCCGGCGGGCCGCCCGCCGCGAACGGGCGCACGCCGCCGGACCCCGCTGA
- a CDS encoding cellulose binding domain-containing protein — translation MRISHARPAPVVAAVATLAAAVVVTPLVAGPAAAAQGCQVDYRPTVWPGGFTATVRVAPGDTALNGWTVGWTYPGDQRITGAWNAVVSQSGASVTARNAAWNGSVPAGGATEFGVQGTVGPAAPAPTAFTLNGVPCNGAPPGPTTAPPSPSGSPTTSPSATTSPSPTPTTSPSPTTSPSPTPTTSPSPTGPPPAGCAGAVLCDGFENQTGSAPSGDWAVVHPDCAGTGAAAVDTATAHAGSRSVRIDGGAGYCNHVFVRANRDLSAVGAVRYGRLWVRHTTALPADHVTFLAMTDAADGNRDLRMGGQNGALQWNRASDDATLPEQSPAGVALSVPLPTGRWSCVEFMVDGNTGQLRTWLDGAAVAGLTADGVPTHDVDGQWYGRTWRPRLTDLKIGWESYGGAADTLWFDDVALGATRIGC, via the coding sequence ATGAGGATCTCCCACGCCCGTCCCGCCCCGGTTGTGGCGGCCGTCGCCACCCTGGCCGCCGCCGTCGTCGTCACCCCGCTGGTGGCCGGCCCGGCCGCCGCCGCGCAGGGCTGCCAGGTCGACTACCGCCCCACCGTGTGGCCGGGCGGGTTCACCGCCACCGTCCGCGTCGCCCCCGGCGACACCGCCCTGAACGGCTGGACGGTCGGCTGGACGTACCCCGGCGACCAGCGGATCACCGGTGCCTGGAACGCCGTGGTCAGCCAGTCCGGCGCCAGCGTCACCGCCCGCAACGCCGCCTGGAACGGCAGCGTGCCGGCCGGCGGCGCCACCGAGTTCGGCGTCCAGGGCACGGTCGGTCCGGCCGCGCCGGCGCCGACCGCCTTCACGCTCAACGGCGTGCCCTGCAACGGCGCGCCGCCCGGTCCGACGACCGCGCCACCCTCGCCGTCCGGCTCACCGACGACCTCGCCGAGCGCGACGACGTCCCCGAGCCCGACGCCGACCACCTCGCCGAGCCCGACGACCTCCCCGAGCCCGACGCCGACCACCTCGCCGAGCCCGACCGGGCCGCCGCCGGCCGGCTGTGCCGGCGCCGTGCTCTGCGACGGGTTCGAGAACCAGACCGGGTCCGCGCCCTCCGGCGACTGGGCCGTGGTGCACCCGGACTGCGCCGGCACGGGCGCCGCCGCCGTGGACACCGCCACCGCCCATGCCGGGAGCCGGTCCGTCCGGATCGACGGCGGGGCCGGCTACTGCAACCACGTCTTCGTCCGCGCCAACCGCGACCTGTCCGCGGTGGGGGCGGTCCGCTACGGCCGGCTCTGGGTCCGCCACACCACAGCCCTCCCGGCCGACCACGTCACGTTCCTGGCCATGACCGACGCCGCCGACGGCAACCGTGACCTGCGGATGGGCGGTCAGAACGGCGCGTTGCAGTGGAACCGGGCCTCGGACGACGCGACGCTGCCCGAGCAGAGCCCGGCCGGGGTGGCGCTGAGCGTGCCGCTGCCCACGGGCCGCTGGTCCTGCGTGGAGTTCATGGTGGACGGGAACACCGGGCAGTTGCGCACCTGGCTCGACGGCGCGGCGGTCGCCGGGCTGACCGCCGACGGCGTGCCGACCCACGACGTCGACGGGCAGTGGTACGGCCGCACCTGGCGTCCCCGGCTCACCGACCTCAAGATCGGCTGGGAGAGCTACGGCGGCGCGGCCGACACACTCTGGTTCGACGACGTGGCGCTGGGCGCCACCCGGATCGGCTGCTGA
- a CDS encoding bifunctional 4-hydroxy-2-oxoglutarate aldolase/2-dehydro-3-deoxy-phosphogluconate aldolase, producing MNGHDFAPVFGPARVMVILRDLPPDETVRLAERAWDVGIDVVEVPIRTPDAVLALRAAVDAGRRRDRLVGAGTVRTPAQVRQAAGAGAAFTVAPGLDLAVADAAVSYGIPHLPGVATPTEAQQALDHGLVWLKAFPAVSLGPAWFRAVAGPLPEARFVATGGIDADNARDFLAAGARVVAVGSALADPRQIPRLAALAAGED from the coding sequence GTGAACGGGCACGACTTCGCGCCGGTCTTCGGCCCCGCCCGGGTGATGGTGATCCTGCGCGACCTGCCCCCCGACGAGACCGTCCGGCTCGCCGAGCGGGCCTGGGACGTCGGCATCGACGTGGTGGAGGTGCCGATCCGCACCCCCGACGCGGTCCTCGCGTTGCGCGCCGCCGTGGACGCCGGCCGGCGGCGGGACCGCCTCGTGGGCGCCGGCACGGTCCGCACCCCCGCCCAGGTCCGGCAGGCCGCCGGCGCGGGAGCCGCGTTCACCGTCGCCCCCGGGCTGGACCTCGCGGTCGCCGACGCGGCGGTCAGCTACGGCATCCCGCACCTGCCGGGCGTGGCCACCCCCACCGAGGCGCAGCAGGCCCTCGACCACGGCCTGGTCTGGCTGAAGGCGTTCCCGGCGGTCAGCCTCGGCCCGGCGTGGTTCCGGGCGGTCGCCGGGCCGCTGCCCGAGGCGCGGTTCGTCGCCACCGGCGGGATCGACGCCGACAACGCCCGCGACTTCCTGGCCGCCGGGGCGCGGGTGGTGGCGGTCGGGTCGGCGCTGGCCGACCCGCGGCAGATCCCGCGCCTCGCCGCCCTCGCCGCCGGCGAGGACTGA